Proteins from one Hyperolius riggenbachi isolate aHypRig1 chromosome 2, aHypRig1.pri, whole genome shotgun sequence genomic window:
- the GPR84 gene encoding G-protein coupled receptor 84, with protein sequence MNDSDSDSNFSCYHPSVVDYRYFAVTWGIIVSLVGTVGNVLTIVAFALDKKLQTRFNLLIINLTFADILYCCFLQPFSVDSYLHLYWRSGATFCRVFGMLLFVSNSVSILNLCLIAVSRYILISNNKLFDRIFSRLGTSLILLCTWVIGFASFAPLWPVYVLVPKVCTCSFHRIKGRPYTTILMGFYFVIGLGCVGVFYFLIHRKVKSAAKALDQYKLGNAKPVRSSTSGVKSVSSKCRDMEDSGVDSGASSDIISEHLPSSKSTVTSSSTDYIRSAPAPQPKDTGSDFKKVTRMCFVVFVFFVVSYIPFLLLNIFDAKNRAPQVLHMIAANLTWLNSCINPILYAAMNRQFRDGYKRVLGIAIGKFSRT encoded by the coding sequence ATGaatgattcagattcagattccaacTTCTCTTGCTACCATCCATCTGTTGTTGATTACCGTTACTTTGCTGTGACATGGGGTATCATCGTGTCCTTGGTGGGGACAGTTGGCAATGTGCTGACCATAGTTGCCTTTGCACTAGATAAAAAGCTGCAAACTCGCTTCAACCTGCTCATCATCAATCTCACCTTTGCGGACATCTTGTACTGCTGCTTCCTGCAGCCCTTCTCGGTGGACTCCTACCTCCACCTTTACTGGAGAAGTGGTGCCAccttctgcagagtctttggaatGCTGTTGTTTGTGTCCAATTCGGTTTCCATTCTGAACCTGTGCCTGATTGCGGTCAGTCGTTACATTCTCATCTCTAACAACAAGCTGTTTGACCGCATTTTCAGCAGACTGGGGACATCTCTCATCCTCCTATGCACCTGGGTCATTGGGTTTGCAAGCTTTGCACCACTTTGGCCAGTCTACGTCTTAGTTCCCAAGGTCTGTACCTGCAGCTTTCACCGCATAAAAGGCAGGCCTTATACCACAATATTAATGGGATTTTACTTTGTGATTGGACTTGGATGTGTTGGAGTCTTTTACTTCCTAATTCACCGTAAAGTAAAGTCTGCAGCCAAAGCCCTTGACCAGTACAAACTCGGTAATGCCAAGCCAGTAAGGTCAAGTACATCCGGTGTGAAGTCAGTGTCTAGTAAATGTCGTGATATGGAGGACAGTGGAGTGGACAGCGGAGCTTCTAGTGATATCATCTCAGAACATCTTCCATCTTCTAAATCTACCGTCACGTCAAGTTCCACTGATTACATCAGGTCGGCTCCAGCCCCCCAGCCAAAAGACACCGGGTCAGACTTCAAAAAAGTCACTCGCATGTGCTTTGTGGTCTTTGTGTTTTTCGTTGTCAGTTACATTCCATTCCTACTGCTCAATATTTTTGATGCTAAAAATAGAGCCCCTCAAGTACTTCACATGATCGCTGCCAATCTGACCTGGCTAAACAGCTGCATCAATCCCATACTCTATGCCGCCATGAATCGGCAGTTCCGTGATGGTTACAAAAGAGTTCTAGGCATTGCCATTGGAAAGTTCAGCAGAACATAA